A stretch of Hydractinia symbiolongicarpus strain clone_291-10 chromosome 9, HSymV2.1, whole genome shotgun sequence DNA encodes these proteins:
- the LOC130657982 gene encoding GA-binding protein subunit beta-1-like — protein sequence KRGLSPLHSCAVFSHNDISDILNYLCNLESIGIDGRDNYLRSPLIYAVIKGSKACCDILLSNGANINLKDKLGLSSMHYASMLHDSSVIKFLLSKSDADIHAKDHFSDIPLVCAAAAGRIDIVNMLYPLYNVNSALYNRLLSVGNINDHSNVTRTIQMKEELFNTIAAETKSFELSKRKYKKWLDKKIKVTAEEEKIKGNSYVKLKKILRPRIIA from the coding sequence AAGAGAGGTCTGTCACCGCTACATAGTTGTGCAGTATTTTCTCATAATGACATTTCTGACATCTTAAACTACCTTTGTAATCTTGAATCAATAGGTATAGACGGACGAGATAATTATTTAAGATCTCCTTTGATTTATGCAGTGATTAAAGGATCTAAGGCTTGTTGTGACATACTCCTATCCAATGGAGCAAACATCAACTTAAAAGATAAACTTGGGCTATCCAGTATGCATTATGCATCAATGCTGCATGATTCTAGTGTTATTAAATTTCTGCTGAGCAAATCAGATGCCGACATACATGCTAAAGATCATTTTAGTGATATCCCACTTGTTTGTGCTGCCGCAGCAGGTCGAATAGACATTGTTAACATGTTATATCCACTTTACAATGTCAATAGTGCTTTATATAACAGATTACTATCAGTGGGAAACATCAACGATCATTCCAATGTTACTCGAACAATACAAATGAAAGAAGAGTTATTTAACACAATAGCTGCAGAAACGAAAAGCTTTGAGTTAAGCAAGAGAAAATACAAAAAGTGGttggacaaaaaaattaaagttactGCCGAGGAAGAGAAAATTAAAGGAAATAGCTATGTCAAACTTAAAAAGATTCTACGACCTAGAATAATTGcgtaa
- the LOC130657857 gene encoding uncharacterized protein LOC130657857: MLEDGNRVKTWRFNKNLNQPLAEVIMRKITPYIDMRVKVVYSFACTIYEAGGGTAPYHKSKGSEGSLTSLADIEAFIEKCEMQEPLLGCGPLPDWLRGKRCIYSFDKEDERTDNLCIWRYLVVHSREDKKQKEKYITRPALALAREYYNNPKLKREEVRATKLVDFEGIAKRFKINIRVFEPKTNSEKAPWRLVYGQNQNKKDLDTINLGMLDGHCFYIKKIDVLTQHWECEACKQRFNRAENLTRHKKNECEGKKPTIICKDGYEPQTRTVYEYHGCKWHRCPCQGTNTNKYRYTATKSKEEGIRKLGYNLVTVWECESPPKARRYVKKKFRPYPHYIVFDFEALMLPLNQRQTSDLTYISEHVPVSVAIHDSLNWDPTFLEHDDPKILVERFAEQLEKRHAIIVKYVERMYPRPDDFDMLPDKTQKAWNEGVNQVAVIGFNSGKYDLNMIKRYFVDQIVRDDSEKINVAKKDNDYMFLTTSRFKFLDIKNFLAPGLSYDRWCKSLDCKLEKLVFPYEWLTSYDKLTHVGPVAYEHFYSSLSGKNALSLDGHETFRAEFYKRGCVTMMDWLREYNLADVEPFIEAVDKTRLQYYDDEIDILKDAVSIPGVSMRYVLNKSLRLNPKLELYTPGEPCKHKCKVDCYQRSCKACKKVQKACTECTKNEAYELLQTGMVGGPAIVFCRYHERDVTGIRSHIYGRNSKKCKTILGYDANMLYPSTLIFYFPCGKERLIKIKSPTAEHEIRLLAEGVQGDSLFGFAQVDIEVPKELYDKFSEMAPLFVVKEIPDDQIPEHMHKYLKATGRKRVRGTRKLLGLMKAKKILLYTPVLKWYLDHGLQVTAFYQFIEYERGKPFSWFPEEIADARRQADKDPDKRIAGDTAKQKGNSFHGKTIED, encoded by the exons ATGTTGGAAGACGGAAATCGCGTCAAGACATGGCGATTCAACAAGAACCTTAATCAGCCACTGGCGGAGGTCATCATGCGAAAAATTACGCCCTACATAGACATGAGAGTCAAGGTAGTCTACAGTTTTGCTTGCACCATCTACGAAGCAGGAGGTGGCACGGCTCCGTATCACAAGAGCAAGGGAAGCGAAGGATCGCTTACGAGCCTAGCTGACATCGAAGCCTTTATCGAAAAATGCGAAATGCA GGAGCCCTTGTTAGGTTGTGGACCTTTACCAGACTGGTTGCGGGGGAAAAGGTGCATCTACAGCTTTGACAAGGAGGATGAAAGAACCGACAATTTGTGTATCTGGAGATACCTGGTCGTACACTCACGTGAAGATAAGAAGCAAAAAGAAAAGTACATTACTCGGCCAGCTCTCGCACTAGCACGCGAGTACTACAACAATCCCAAACTAAAGAGGGAAGAAGTACGTGCTACGAAGCTCGTTGACTTTGAGGGGATAGCGAAGCGTTTCAAGATTAACATCAGGgtctttgaacccaagaccaacTCTGAGAAAGCGCCATGGAGACTCGTGTACGGTcagaatcaaaacaaaaaagatttagacaCGATCAACCTCGGCATGCTGGATGGGCACTGTTTCTACATTAAAAAGATAGATGTTTTAACGCAACACTGGGAATGCGAAGCCTGCAAACAGCGATTCAACAGAGCTGAAAACCTAACAAGACACAAAAAGAACGAGTGCGAGGGAAAAAAGCCGACTATCATCTGCAAAG ACGGCTATGAACCTCAGACCAGGACAGTCTATGAGTACCACGGCTGCAAGTGGCACAGATGCCCCTGTCAAGGAACAAACACGAATAAATATCGATATACGGCCACCAAGTCTAAGGAGGAAGGCATCCGAAAACTTGGCTACAACCTCGTGACAGTGTGGGAGTGTGAGAGCCCACCCAAAGCCAGGAGGTACGTCAAGAAAAAATTTCGACCCTACCCTCACTACATcgtgtttgatttcgaggccctcATGCTCCCTCTGAATCAGCGGCAAACATCCGATCTAACATACATCTCGGAGCATGTACCGGTCAGCGTCGCCATTCACGATAGTCTGAACTGGGATCCAACGTTCCTGGAGCACGATGATCCCAAGATCTTGGTTGAACGATTTGCGGAGCAGCTCGAAAAGAGACACGCCATCATCGTGAAATATGTGGAGAGAATGTACCCGAGACCTGATGATTTTGACATGCTTCCAGACAAGACTCAGAAGGCATGGAACGAGGGGGTAAACCAAGTGGCCGTGATTGGCTTCAACAGTGGTAAGTATGACCTGAACATGATCAAGCGGTACTTTGTCGATCAAATTGTCAGAGACGATAGCGAAAAGATCAACGTGGCGAAGAAAgacaacgactacatgttcctcacgaCCTCAAGGTTCAAATTTctcgatatcaaaaattttctcGCTCCTGGTCTGAGCTACGACCGATGGTGCAAGTCTCTGGATTGCAAGCTCGAAAAGCTAGTGTTCCCATACGAGTGGCTGACAAGCTATGACAAGCTAACCCACGTCGGACCCGTGGCGTACGAACACTTCTATAGCAGTCTTAGTGGGAAAAACGCCCTCTCTCTTGATGGGCACGAAACATTCCGTGCAGAGTTTTACAagcgaggctgcgtcaccatgatggactggttgcgtGAGTACAATTTAGCCGATGTGGAACCCTTCATCGAAGCCGTGGACAAGACAAGGCTGCAGTACTACGACGACGAgatagatattttaaaagacGCGGTAAGCATTCCAGGCGTATCGATGCGCtacgtcttgaacaagtctctacgaTTGAATCCAAAGCTAGAGCTATACACACCAGGAGAACCATGCAAGCACAAGTGTAAGGTAGACTGCTACCAGCGGTCTTGCAAGGCGTGCAAAAAGGTGCAAAAGGCTTGCACTGAGTGCACGAAGAATGAGGCGTATGAACTGCTTCAAACGGGCATGGTGGGAGGGCCTGCCATCGTGTTCTGTAGGTATCACGAGAGAGACGTGACGGGTATTAGATCTCACATCTATGGTCGAAACAGTAAAAAGTGCAAAACCATTCTTGGATATGACGCGAACATGCTGTACCCGAGTACGTTGATATTTTACTTTCCTTGTGGGAAGGAGAGGCTGATCAAGATCAAATCACCCACGGCTGAGCACGAGATCAGACTGTTGGCAGAAGGGGTGCAGGGCGACAGCTTATTCGGTTTTGCGCAGGTCGACATCGAAGTGCCGAAGGAGCTGTATGACAAATTCAGTGAGATGGCTCCACTGTTTGTCGTGAAAGAGATACCCGACGATCAAATCCCTGAGCACATGCACAAGTACCTAAAAGCAACAGGGCGAAAGCGTGTTCGAGGTACGCGTAAGCTTCTAGGGTTGATGAAAGCTAAAAAGATCTTGTTGTACACTCCGGTGCTAAAGTGGTACCTCGACCACGGCCTGCAGGTGACAGCATTTTACCAGTTCATCGAGTATGAACGAGGTAAACCGTTTTCGTGGTTTCCGGAAGAAATTGCGGATGCACGACGACAAGCCGATAAAGACCCAGACAAGCGTATTGCGGGAGATACAGCCAAACAGAAAGGGAACTCGTTCCATGGGAAAACGATCGAGGATTAA